The Bremerella alba genome includes the window TCCAGCCAGGCACCGTCGACAATCAGCACTTTGTGTCGGTGGTCGACTTCTTTCCGACCTTCATCGAGGCGGCCGATGTCGTAGGGCCAGAGGGGCTCGACGGGCGTTCTTTTCTGCCACTGCTTAAAGAGGGAAAGCAAAAAGGACGCGAATATGTCTTTACACAAATCGACTCGAAAGCAGGCGGAGCCGCCGTGCCGATGCGATGCGTGCAGAACGCGAATTACGGCTACATCTACAATCCATTTAGCGACGGCGAGTACTGGTATCGCAACAACAATGAAGGCCAGACGATGGCCGCCATGAACCGCGCCGCTAAGAACGACCCAGCGATTCAGGCCCGCGTCGACCTCTTTCGCTATCGCGCGCCGGAAGAGTTTTATGATTTGAAGAAAGACCCCAACTGTTTGCATAACCTGATCGACAATTCCGACTACGCCGATAAGATCAAAGAACTTCAAGAGCAACTGGTTGCTCACATGAAAGCGACCGAAGACCCGATGCTGGCCGCGTTCGCCAGTCGTGATGATCGTACGAAGGTGGATGAAGTGCTGACTGCGACGTACGGCAACTGGAAAGCAAAAGGAAAGAATAGAAAAAAGTAGGATTCGATGAAAATCACTATCGTCGGCACCGGTCGTGTCGGAGCGGCCATCGCATTTGCCGCAACGATCAATCCCATGGCCAGCGAACTGCTGCTGCTTAATCGCTCGCGTGACACGGCCGAGGGAGAGGCGATCGATCTTTCGCATGCCACGGCCACGCAAAATAGCAGCATGCAGATTCGAGCCGGGGACGTTTCCGATTCGACCAACTCCGACGTGATCATCTTCACCGCGTCGGTTCCCTACGGCGACCCCAATCGCAAGCGGTCAGAGCTGGCCAGCGATAACCTGGCGATTCTTAAGCAGTGGATTCCACCCCTGGCCGAGGCCAGCCCCAATGCGATCATCATCATGGTCAGTAACCCGGTCGATGCGATGACCTACGCGGCGCTCAAGCTCTCCGGCTTTCCGCCGCATCGCGTCTTAGGGACCGGAACGCTGTTGGATAGCGTGCGTTACCGCGCGATGCTTTCGACCGAACTGGAAATTCACTCCGACGACATCAGGGCCTATATCCTGGGTGAACATGGAGATACGCAATTCGCGGCGCACTCGTTGTCGATGACCGGAGGCGAACGCTTCTACGCCAGCGATATGTCGCGCCGGTTGTTCGAGAAGACCGTGAAGATTGGCTACGAAGTCTCGCGACTCAAAGGGCATACCAGCTATGGTATCGCGTTGGGGACGATGATGATTCTAGACAGTATCGTCTACGACCTTCGTCACACGATGCCGGTAAGCGTGCTGATCGAAGATAGCTTTGGCGTGAACGATGTCTGCTTGAGCCTGCCGGCGGTCATTGGTCGGCAAGGGGTAACGCGTGTTCTAACGCCGCCCCTATCTGAAGACGAGCAGGCCGCGCTGCGGCGTAGCGCCGATGCGGTCGGCAAGTGCATCCGCAGCATGGGCACGATTACGGAAGATCAAAGATAAACGACGTCTGCACGCGATTGGCGGCCCCGACGTCGCCGTCGATGTTTTCGCGTATACCGTACAAATATTCGGTACCGACCCGAAAGCGATCGGTTGGTTGCCAGATCAAGTTGATGGCCAGATAAGTCGTTTGATGGACGTCGTCGGCCGCTTGCCCTGGGAGGTTATCCAGGGTGTTTTCAGCATACGTGAAGTTGGAACTCCAGCGATCATTCCAATCGTGAGTGACCCCCACCATCCAGCCGAGCATGCCCAGTAGGTCGCTGCTAGTCGCAGAAACTGGGGCCGCGTCGGGAAGTCCACGGTAACTGCCGATACCTTCACCGAAGACAATCTGAGAGTAAGCTTTCGTACGGGGCTGCACGAGCATGACCCCGGTGAAGTTGAAGCCCCAGGCATAGCGAGTCAGCACCTCTTGCCCATCAGGTTGAAAGCCGCCGATACGATGCAGCGAGGCGACCTGGAATTGCCCCCATTCTTTGTCCAGTCGCAGGTGCCCGATAAAGTCTGGGGAAGGGGATCGCGACTCGCCGGTAACTCCGATCGGAGCTTCGACAATGAATCGTGTATCTTCGACGGCTACCGCCATTTTGACATCTTCCCAGAAGAACGGTGTCGTCAACCGGGCCTGAGCCTGGCGGCGATTTACCGCAGACACCGACCCTTCAAAGTCGAGTGTCGCCGGAGCTGCCGAAACATCAGTGAACGTGGTGAACGTTCGCCCGACTAGCAAGTGGCCAGACTCTCCGTAAGCGTGACGTAGGCGAAACTGATCGTCGTCGCTGAAAAAGTCACCTTCCACATAAATGCGGACGGGGTTGTCATTTATGGCCAGCCAGCGCGTGTCAAAACTCATGCGAGTCTGTCGGGCATGAAATCTGGAGTTCGTTCGCGGCGGGGCTCCGACCGGGATCGAGGTGGTCACGAACGAGTCAGTCGAGTCGATCGGATTGAAGTCGTAGATGAAGTCGGCTTTCACGTACCCGCCGATTTTCATGGCGACATTGTCACCGTATAGGATGAGCCCCTCATCGAAGGAAGGCGCCGAGTAAAAGTCGAAACCAATGTTGAGCCGGCTCGACTCACTCATGAATGATTGGCCGGTGAAGTTTTGCAGGATAGGATCTACCGTCTCCGGCAGCGGCGATGCCGTCGAATTAGGCAATATCATCGGAGGGTCCGGAGGCGTCAGTGCAGCTGGCTGCAAGTTGGCTGCGACCGGCGTAACTACCGGCTGAAAGTGCGAGGCCAGTCTGACTCCCCTGGACTGCGACCGCGCAGCAAGAGGGGAAGGGGAGGGCTGACCGAAGTTCGCGGTGACGTTGGGATAGGCCTCGTCCGCATCGCGAAACCAGTCGTCGCCATTGGTAGCGGAACCTAATAATCCGAGTAGCAATAACACTAGGGTGAAACCTAAGCGACAGGCTCGGCTAAGGGAATCAAGCGTGTTTCGGTTGCCAGTCATTCAATAGGGAGTCCATGCCACAGCCGCGATTGCCGTTCCTGGCGGTAGCGGTACATTCAATGCCAGCACCGTGGTAAATATGGGTGGAGAAACGTTATCAAGGGTATCGCTACCGAGTAGTGGGAATCTTTAACGTCTTTAACGATTAGGATGATTCAGCGTCACATTGCGCATCAAAGGTGAGCAGGAGTAGGCCTGCTAGCGATCTGCAGTTATTGATAGCTACCGATTGCGGTTGTCATTAGGATGCTTTACGCAACTTTCCCCTAGGTGCCCAGATGCTGACACGATACCTCGTTACCTTGATAGCCGTTGCCGCGATAATAACCGTAGCCCGCACGTCCGCAGGCGAAGGTCCGCAGACGCCTGCCGAGCTAGATGCTCCTTTACCGGAGGGCTGGCCCGATCCAACAAGTCCTGGCGAAATCGCCGTAAAAAAGTATCCCGCGTACCGCAGTGCCGTCGCGAAAAGTGGCATGAAGATGGATCGGGCCGACGGCGTGCTCTTTTGGCAGTTGTTCGCCCACATTCAAGCCAACGAGATTGCCATGACGGCACCGGTAGTCAACACCTACACCAAGTCAGACGATCGCCCTCAAGTGGAAATGGAATTCCTGTATCGCACCACTCAACAAGGTCAGGCCGGAAGCGGTCTCGGACAGGTCAATGTTAACGATCATCCGCAACAAACCTTCGTCACCCTGGCCGTGCAAGGAAAGATGAACGCTCAGGTGTACCAGGATTCACTCACACAATTAGAAGGCTGGTTACAGAAAAACCCCGAATGGAGGCCGAGTGGAGATCCTCGCCGCTTGGGGTATCATGGTCCGATGACACCAGCAACGAAACGACTATGGGAGGTGCAAATCCCTGTCGAAGCGGCTAAGCAAGATTAAGTCATTATTGTGCGTGGTGGTGCGCGTGTTAGTCGAGTTCACGCGTAACCTTTTCGCCCTGAACGCCGGCGTAGAAGACGATGATCTCGGCATCGTCCTTGCCGTTGTTCGCTCCCCAGTGCGGTTTCTCGACCACCTCGATTAGCGAGTCCCCGGCCTTGAGTCGTTTGGTCTGACCGTTCTCCATGTGCACGTCGAGTTCTCCTCGTAGCAGAACCCCGGCATTAATCACCGTGTGCAAGTGCAGCGGCGTTTTCTCGCCGGCCGGGATGACAATCCGCAGTATCGTGATCTCGGGCTGTCCTTTCGGATAAGCTGGTAGCGGCTTGCCATCCCATGCATCGATCGATTTGGCGAGAACGGTGACCTTAAGCGGGCCGACTGGATCGTGAGCCCACACGATACCTAGCCCGCCGATTGCCATCAGCCCCAACGCGAACAGTAAGAATCTTGTGTATCGAACCATGAGAACCCTTTGGCCTAGGCGATGCTAATTGTTGCGACCGTAAGTAGTCACCTTAGTAGCTTAGCACGATCCACCGTTCTGGTTGGTAAGCGGTCATTTTCTTCCGATCTCGTAGCGGCGGCGTTGAATCGAATTCTTATATCAAAGCGTGGGATCTGGGCTTAAGTTGTTTAACTACAGCGTCTTGGGGCAATCATGACTCCCGCGATGGACGCCAGCGGAATGGGAGAACGGGCATGTCTTTTGCAATGTGATTCGAGCATTCATGATCTCAAACATAAAGGCTCGCTAGATGAACCCGTTTCAGTTGATGGCTCTTTTAAACGTTTCGCTTGGTGCTGGTCGAATTGCGCTAGGATTTATCATGCTCACCGGGGGCGGTGTTTATGCCGGGCAACTGATCGACAATCCCTTAACTTATGTAGCCAGTGGAATGATCTCCATCTTGTTTGGCATCGGCAATTGGCTGCGATGGCAGATCGCAACAATAGGCTCGATGCTGATGATTGCCCTTTCGATATACGACAGTCAATTTGGTGCATCTAATCAGGACT containing:
- a CDS encoding heme-binding protein — translated: MLTRYLVTLIAVAAIITVARTSAGEGPQTPAELDAPLPEGWPDPTSPGEIAVKKYPAYRSAVAKSGMKMDRADGVLFWQLFAHIQANEIAMTAPVVNTYTKSDDRPQVEMEFLYRTTQQGQAGSGLGQVNVNDHPQQTFVTLAVQGKMNAQVYQDSLTQLEGWLQKNPEWRPSGDPRRLGYHGPMTPATKRLWEVQIPVEAAKQD
- a CDS encoding cupin domain-containing protein, with product MVRYTRFLLFALGLMAIGGLGIVWAHDPVGPLKVTVLAKSIDAWDGKPLPAYPKGQPEITILRIVIPAGEKTPLHLHTVINAGVLLRGELDVHMENGQTKRLKAGDSLIEVVEKPHWGANNGKDDAEIIVFYAGVQGEKVTRELD
- a CDS encoding lactate/malate dehydrogenase family protein: MKITIVGTGRVGAAIAFAATINPMASELLLLNRSRDTAEGEAIDLSHATATQNSSMQIRAGDVSDSTNSDVIIFTASVPYGDPNRKRSELASDNLAILKQWIPPLAEASPNAIIIMVSNPVDAMTYAALKLSGFPPHRVLGTGTLLDSVRYRAMLSTELEIHSDDIRAYILGEHGDTQFAAHSLSMTGGERFYASDMSRRLFEKTVKIGYEVSRLKGHTSYGIALGTMMILDSIVYDLRHTMPVSVLIEDSFGVNDVCLSLPAVIGRQGVTRVLTPPLSEDEQAALRRSADAVGKCIRSMGTITEDQR
- a CDS encoding DcaP family trimeric outer membrane transporter — encoded protein: MTGNRNTLDSLSRACRLGFTLVLLLLGLLGSATNGDDWFRDADEAYPNVTANFGQPSPSPLAARSQSRGVRLASHFQPVVTPVAANLQPAALTPPDPPMILPNSTASPLPETVDPILQNFTGQSFMSESSRLNIGFDFYSAPSFDEGLILYGDNVAMKIGGYVKADFIYDFNPIDSTDSFVTTSIPVGAPPRTNSRFHARQTRMSFDTRWLAINDNPVRIYVEGDFFSDDDQFRLRHAYGESGHLLVGRTFTTFTDVSAAPATLDFEGSVSAVNRRQAQARLTTPFFWEDVKMAVAVEDTRFIVEAPIGVTGESRSPSPDFIGHLRLDKEWGQFQVASLHRIGGFQPDGQEVLTRYAWGFNFTGVMLVQPRTKAYSQIVFGEGIGSYRGLPDAAPVSATSSDLLGMLGWMVGVTHDWNDRWSSNFTYAENTLDNLPGQAADDVHQTTYLAINLIWQPTDRFRVGTEYLYGIRENIDGDVGAANRVQTSFIFDLP